A stretch of the Osmerus mordax isolate fOsmMor3 chromosome 12, fOsmMor3.pri, whole genome shotgun sequence genome encodes the following:
- the zgc:113425 gene encoding uncharacterized protein zgc:113425 isoform X1 has protein sequence MDRYRYFIFNQRSVVVLGILQVACGALCMVCGVMDAVFRKDTPLSMTRAPVWAGLIMASPGVLALFASQRKNPILVNVMIICSVFSCVAVVIVISYASLTLTYGEDDEEVFHHHYIPEVKVVLSRMVRGSNATMLLACVVSLFLSSLISYVGCRSLPLCGCYDGITGLETLVPQSDPYPQTELVCTWQAGGDDRIFNSPASFSDRDPEEAEVPSKHPAYSRLT, from the exons ATGGACCGCTACAGGTACTTTATCTTCAACCAGCGTAGCGTCGTGGTTCTAGGTATCCTTCAGGTGGCATGTGGGGCTTTGTGTATGGTGTGCGGGGTCATGGACGCAGTTTTCCGCAAAGACACACCACTAAGCATGACCAGAGCTCCAGTATGGGCGGGATTG ATCATGGCATCTCCCGGTGTACTAGCTCTATTTGCCTCTCAAAGGAAGAATCCAATACTG GTGAACGTGATGATCATCTGCTCAGTGTTCTCCTGTGTTGCCGTGGTGATTGTAATATCATATGCCAGTTTGACACTGACTTATGGCGAGGATGATGAAGAAGTGTTTCACCACCACTACATACCTGAAGTG AAGGTTGTGCTGAGTCGGATGGTGAGGGGATCCAATGCCACCATGTTGCTAGCCTGTGTTGtcagcctcttcctctcctcactcatCTCCTATGTGGGCTGCCgcagtctgcctctctgtggcTGCTACGATGGAATCACAGGCCTG GAGACCCTGGTCCCTCAGAGTGACCCCTACCCTCAGACGGAGCTTGTGTGCACCTGGCAAG CAGGAGGCGATGACCGTATCTTTAACTCACCAGCATCCTTCAGTGACAGGGACCCAGAGGAAGCAGAGGTTCCATCCAAACACCCAGCATACAGCAGGCTCACCTGA
- the zgc:113425 gene encoding uncharacterized protein zgc:113425 isoform X2, translating into MDRYRYFIFNQRSVVVLGILQVACGALCMVCGVMDAVFRKDTPLSMTRAPVWAGLIMASPGVLALFASQRKNPILVNVMIICSVFSCVAVVIVISYASLTLTYGEDDEEVFHHHYIPEVKVVLSRMVRGSNATMLLACVVSLFLSSLISYVGCRSLPLCGCYDGITGLETLVPQSDPYPQTELVCTWQGGDDRIFNSPASFSDRDPEEAEVPSKHPAYSRLT; encoded by the exons ATGGACCGCTACAGGTACTTTATCTTCAACCAGCGTAGCGTCGTGGTTCTAGGTATCCTTCAGGTGGCATGTGGGGCTTTGTGTATGGTGTGCGGGGTCATGGACGCAGTTTTCCGCAAAGACACACCACTAAGCATGACCAGAGCTCCAGTATGGGCGGGATTG ATCATGGCATCTCCCGGTGTACTAGCTCTATTTGCCTCTCAAAGGAAGAATCCAATACTG GTGAACGTGATGATCATCTGCTCAGTGTTCTCCTGTGTTGCCGTGGTGATTGTAATATCATATGCCAGTTTGACACTGACTTATGGCGAGGATGATGAAGAAGTGTTTCACCACCACTACATACCTGAAGTG AAGGTTGTGCTGAGTCGGATGGTGAGGGGATCCAATGCCACCATGTTGCTAGCCTGTGTTGtcagcctcttcctctcctcactcatCTCCTATGTGGGCTGCCgcagtctgcctctctgtggcTGCTACGATGGAATCACAGGCCTG GAGACCCTGGTCCCTCAGAGTGACCCCTACCCTCAGACGGAGCTTGTGTGCACCTGGCAAG GAGGCGATGACCGTATCTTTAACTCACCAGCATCCTTCAGTGACAGGGACCCAGAGGAAGCAGAGGTTCCATCCAAACACCCAGCATACAGCAGGCTCACCTGA
- the rab33ba gene encoding RAB33B, member RAS oncogene family a: MANLETSAEFANSLTSVNLPPPRTRIFKIIVIGDSGVGKTCLTYRFCAGKFPEKTEATIGVDFREKVIEIDGEKIKVQLWDTAGQERFRKSMVQHYYRNVHAVVFVYDMTSAASFRSLPAWIEECKQHALGQEVPRILVGNKCDLQDSIQVGTDLAQQFADTHSMPLFETSAKNPTAGVDGSINQRGSSDHVEAIFMTVAHKLKSQKPLILSQPPGSVGGHTVTLGRGGGESEEKGGWGCGC, from the exons ATGGCAAATCTGGAGACCTCTGCTGAATTTGCCAATTCTCTGACCAGCGTGAACCTTCCGCCACCACGGACACGAATATTCAAGATCATCGTGATTGGGGACTCTGGTGTGGGCAAGACATGCCTCACCTACCGATTCTGTGCAGGCAAATTCCCAGAGAAAACCGAGGCCACGATCGGGGTGGACTTCAGGGAGAAAGTTATCGAGATTGACGGCGAAAAAATTAAG GTCCAGCTGTGGGATACAGCAGGACAGGAACGTTTCAGGAAGTCCATGGTCCAGCACTACTATCGAAACGTCCACGCGGTGGTCTTCGTCTACGACATGACCAGCGCCGCCAGCTTCCGCAGCCTCCCGGCTTGGATCGAGGAGTGCAAGCAGCATGCTCTGGGACAGGAAGTGCCCAGGATCCTGGTGGGAAACAAATGCGACCTCCAGGACTCCATCCAGGTGGGCACGGACCTGGCGCAGCAGTTTGCCGATACTCACTCTATGCCCCTGTTTGAGACGTCTGCCAAGAACCCAACGGCTGGCGTGGACGGATCCATAAACCAGCGAGGAAGCAGTGACCATGTGGAGGCCATCTTCATGACAGTGGCGCACAAGCTCAAGTCCCAGAAACCTCTCATTCTGAGCCAGCCCCCCGGCAGTGTCGGGGGACACACAGTGACcctagggagggggggtggcgaGAGTGAGGAGAAGGGTGGCTGGGGCTGCGGCTGctga
- the ugl gene encoding malate synthase-like, with the protein MDLAPSPPGLDLEYKTIFSTGSLVFLQELISTFDEEVDRILKLRISRKAHLDLSGDLPEFSEVTAHVRSDSTWRVRPVPPRLQKRHVDVGDLAPCDTQRLLQALRSPAQGLQIDFDDGNCPTYRNQIKGIFNVYEVVHNKFPDTPPISQAPVLMLRPRAWNMVEHNMMVRGKEVPGPLFDFGLLMFHCGKLLFDCGSGPFFYLSKVESYLEARLWNKIFEWTEHKLGLPVGSIKATVLIENVLAAFEMEEILYELRDHSAGLNCGIWDYSASFVNKFGHREAFLLPDRSKYVNMEKRFLHSYMDLLVCTCHQRGALATGGMAALLLPPDRESATYRTVLATVTRLKLLEIDAGVDGFMVYDLDLIEPMQKLFQLHTQGDNQLYQLREDLVVTPDDLLSMPAGGVTLYGLKYNIAVGILFIEAWLTGKGHFFYRGQVEDSATAEISRSQVWQWIRHQALLEDNGSVVTRGLVTDLTQEVIGELREVTHCQTVGDEQRLLNAAAMFLEVVQKRDFPEFLTTYLNLDHTFLSAQAGSTGSTPRAKL; encoded by the exons ATGGATctggctccctctcccccaggattGGATCTTGAGTATAAGACCATCTTCTCCACTGGGTCTCTGGTCTTCTTGCAAGAGCTCATCTCCACTTTTGATGAAGAGGTTGACAGG ATCCTGAAGCTCCGGATCTCCAGGAAGGCTCACCTGGACCTGTCAGGTGACCTCCCAGAGTTCTCAGAGGTCACAGCCCACGTCAGGAGTGACTCTACCTGGAGGGTCCGACCAGTGCCCCCCCGGTTGCAGAAGAGACATGTGGATGTGGGGGACCTGGCCCCCTGTGACACCCAACGCCTCCTTCAGGCTCTCCGCTCCCCTGCTCAGGGTCTACAG ATTGATTTCGATGATGGTAACTGCCCCACATACCGGAACCAGATTAAAGGCATATTTAATGTTTATGAGGTGGTGCATAACAAATTTCCAG ACACCCCCCCAATATCCCAAGCTCCCGTGCTGATGCTTCGCCCTCGTGCATGGAACATGGTGGAACACAACATGATG gtgagagggaaggaggttccTGGTCCTCTGTTTGATTTTGGCCTCCTGATGTTCCACTGTGGGAAGCTGCTGTTTGACTGCGGGAGTGGGCCCTTTTTCTACCTCTCCAAA GTGGAGAGTTACCTTGAGGCAAGATTATGGAACAAAATATTTGAATGGACAGAGCACAAG cTGGGCCTACCTGTTGGCAGTATCAAGGCCACGGTTCTGATAGAGAACGTTCTGGCAGCATTTGAGATGGAAGAGATTCTGTACGAGCTGAGAGATCACTCCGCTGGTCTCAACTGTGGCATTTGGGATTATTCAGCCTCTTTTGTCAACAAATTTG GTCACCGGGAGGCCTTTCTGCTCCCCGACCGCAGCAAATATGTCAACATGGAAAAGCGTTTCCTGCATAGCTATATGGACCTGCTCGTCTGCACATGTCACCAGCGAGGAGCGTTAGCCACAGGAGGCATGGCTGCCCTGCTTCTACCTCCAGACAGGGAGAGCGCTACCTACAGGACAGTGCTGGCTACTGTCACCAG ATTGAAGTTACTGGAGATCGATGCTGGTGTTGACGGCTTCATGGTGTACGACCTAGACCTCATAGAACCAATGCAGAAA CTCTTCCAGCTCCATACCCAGGGTGATAACCAGCTGTACCAGCTTCGAGAGGACCTAGTGGTCACCCCCGATGACCTACTTTCTATGCCAGCA GGTGGAGTAACACTATATGGTCTGAAGTATAACATTGCTGTGGGTATCTTGTTTATTGAGGCATGGCTTACAG GTAAGGGCCACTTCTTCTACAGAGGCCAGGTGGAAGACTCTGCCACTGCAGAGATCTCCAGATCCCAG GTGTGGCAGTGGATCCGGCACCAGGCCCTCCTGGAGGACAATGGCAGCGTGGTGACCCGGGGGCTGGTGACTGACCTCACTCAGGAAGTCATCGGGGAGCTCCGGGAAGTCACCCACTGCCAGACTGTTGG AGATGAACAGAGGCTTCTCAATGCTGCTGCCATGTTCTTGGAAGTCGTGCAGAAGAGAGACTTCCCCGAGTTCCTCACCACCTACCTGAACCTGGACCACACCTTTCTCAGTGCCCAGGCCGGCTCAACAGGGAGTACCCCCAGAGCCAAACTCTGA